The Sulfitobacter sp. SK011 genome contains the following window.
AAGCCAACGGTGAATGGCCCCGCTTTGATCTGCTGGGGCCAGGCCCCCACAACCGTCACGGCATCATCGGGGTGACCATGTTCGCTCATCTTGCGGCGCGCGATGTTGGCGGTGAACTTGCGCGCATAAATTGGGGCCTGAAGCGCCTCATAGCTATGGGCAATGGCACCCACGTGGTCTTCGTGCGCGTGGGTGACAAACACCGCTTCAATCTGGTCGCGACGTTCTTTCAACCACGCAATATCCGGCAGGATCAGATCCACGCCGGGACTTGTGTCCATATCGGGAAAGGCCACGCCGATGTCTACGACGATCAGCCGTTCCTTACCGGGCCGCCCGTACCCATAGACATAGGCATTCATGCCAATTTCGCCTGCCCCACCGAGGGGCAGATAGATTAATCTTTCGCTGCTCATTATCCAGCTAATTCCTTATTATATTTATGTATCACGGTCAGGCCGTGCATTGTCAGTTCATCTTGGTATTCATCAAAAAGGTCCACGGCCTGCTGAAACAGCGGCGCAAGGCCCCCGGTGGAAATCACACGCATGTCGCGCCCATGTTCCGCCTTTATCCGCGCACATATCTCACGAACCAGTCCGACATAACCCCAAAAAACACCCGATTGCATACAAGCAACAGTATTGGTGCCGATCACCATCTGCGGTTTTGATATGTCTACATGAGGCAGCGCCGCAGCGGCATTGTGCAACGCCTCAAGCGACAGGTTCACGCCGGGTGCAATTACACCGCCGATATAGGCCCCATCGTGATCGACCACGTCAAAGGTCGTGGCAGTGCCAAAATCCACGACAATCAGATCGCCCCCATAAAGGTCATAGCCCGCCACAGTGTTCACCAACCGGTCCGGCCCTACCGCTGTGCCAATGTCCACCCTGACATCAACAGGCAGCGCACATTCCGGTTTGCCCACCACCATGGGGCGCGTGTTGAAATAACGATCCGCAAATACCCGCAGGTTAAACACCACGCGCGGCACGGTTGAACTGACGATCACATCGGTGATGTCAGCCTCGACATTCTGAAACTTCATCAGCGTGCTGAGCCAGACGTAGTATTGATCTGCCGTGCGCTGCCATTCGGTGGACGTGCGCCAAGTCGCGATAAATTCAGTCCCGTTCCATATTGAGAATACAGTATTGGTGTTGCCGCAATCGATTGCCAAAAGCATGCAGGTCGCCCCCCGTTCAGAAAAATACATCTGCCGCCGTGATGGCGACCGCACCGCTGCCCGTGCGCAAGATCAGATTACCCTCTGGGTCCACATCCTCAAAGGTGCCAACGGTTTGATCACGCATGGTCCGTGCGGTGATCACCTCACCCAACCGGGCGGCATGTGCCAGCCACGCCGTGCGTATGGGGGCAAAGCCATAAGTGGTAAACTGGGTCTCCAATGCTGCGTATTCAACGGCAAGCACTTCGAGAAACGCCTCTGGGCTGACCTTCAGGTCAAACGCACCCGCAAGCGATACGGGCGTCACGGCACCCGGTTCGACATCAGCAGCCATGGGCGCATGGGCAAGGTTGACGCCCACCCCGATGATCAACTGATCGCCGCTGCTTTCCAGCAAGATACCGGCCACTTTGCCATCATCAAGCAACACGTCATTGGGCCATTTCAACGCGAAACGATCAACCTGTCCTGTCAGCGCCACAAAGGCACGCAACAACGCCAATGAGGTCACAAAACTGCGCAAGGCCGCAACCCCCGGTGCCTCGGTCCGCCGCAAGATCAATGTGCCTGCAAAATTTCCGCGCGCAGTTGACCATGCCCGCCCACGCCGCCCTCGCGCCGCGGTTTGCTCAAGCGCCAAAATCCATGTCGGACATGTAAGTGACGGCGCAATGCGCCCCGCCTCTGACAGTGTCGAATCCAACACATCAAAAACGCGCCGCCCATATGCGACAGGCCACGCGCTCATGATTTCATTGTTCCAAAAATACACATGTCCGCCCGCGCGGAATGCACCTTAGTTGACAAGTGTCGCCGCCGCCGCCGCCGCTGCCCCTTCGACCCCGAACATGTTCACGATGCCAAGCACCATGACCAAGGCGGACGCCATCAGGAACCCGGACAGCAAGGCACCGCCCTGATTGTCCAACTGCTCCGATCCCTCTTCGCCAAAATACATGTAGAACACGATGCGCAGGTAATAATAGGCCCCGATCACCGAAGCGATCACGCCGGCAACCGCCAGCCAGACCAAGCCGGCCTCATAGGCGGCGCGCAACACGTAAAGCTTGCCAAAGAAACCCAGCATCGGTGGCACACCGGCTAGAGAAAAGAGCAACACAAGCATTGCAAGCGCCCGACCCGGGCTGCGTTTGGAATACATATTGAGCGACCGGATATCCGTCACCGGCGCGCCATCTTTCTGCATCAGCAGGATGAACGCAAAGGTCCCGACATTCATGGTCACATAGATTGTCATATAGACCAGCATGGCCTGCACACCCAACACCGTGCCTGCCGCCAGACCCATCAGCGCATAGCCCATGTGGGCAATGGACGAGAACGCCATCAGCCGTTTGATGTTGGTCTGCCCAATGGCCGCCACGGCACCAAGGAACATCGACAATACCGACAGCAGCGCAATGATCTGGCTCCAGTCACTGACCGCATTGCCAAAGGCATCATGCAGCACCCGCGCAAAAAGCCCCATCGCGGCAACCTTGGGTGCTGTGGCAAAAAACGCGGTGACCGGCGTGGGCGAACCTTCATAGACATCCGGCGTCCACATGTGGAACGGCACGGCAGATACTTTGAACGCCATACCCGAAATCAGGAACACCAAGCCAAAGAGCAGGCCAAGTGATGTCTCGCCCGATTGCGCCGTGGTGATGATGCCACTGAACAAGGTGGTTCCGGCATAGCCATAAACCAGGGATGCCCCATAAAGCAGGATGCCAGA
Protein-coding sequences here:
- a CDS encoding type III pantothenate kinase, which codes for MLLAIDCGNTNTVFSIWNGTEFIATWRTSTEWQRTADQYYVWLSTLMKFQNVEADITDVIVSSTVPRVVFNLRVFADRYFNTRPMVVGKPECALPVDVRVDIGTAVGPDRLVNTVAGYDLYGGDLIVVDFGTATTFDVVDHDGAYIGGVIAPGVNLSLEALHNAAAALPHVDISKPQMVIGTNTVACMQSGVFWGYVGLVREICARIKAEHGRDMRVISTGGLAPLFQQAVDLFDEYQDELTMHGLTVIHKYNKELAG
- the nuoN gene encoding NADH-quinone oxidoreductase subunit NuoN encodes the protein MISNDLNVILPEILLAVFAMLGLLGAVYTSKDKAGGLLVWLTAAVFVVLAAWIGMTGEGTRIAFGGMFIEDSFARFAKVTILLSAAAVLIMSEGYMKSRGLLRFEYPMLVALSAVGMMMMVSAGDLMALYMGLELQSLALYVVASLRRDSVKSTEAGLKYFVLGALSSGILLYGASLVYGYAGTTLFSGIITTAQSGETSLGLLFGLVFLISGMAFKVSAVPFHMWTPDVYEGSPTPVTAFFATAPKVAAMGLFARVLHDAFGNAVSDWSQIIALLSVLSMFLGAVAAIGQTNIKRLMAFSSIAHMGYALMGLAAGTVLGVQAMLVYMTIYVTMNVGTFAFILLMQKDGAPVTDIRSLNMYSKRSPGRALAMLVLLFSLAGVPPMLGFFGKLYVLRAAYEAGLVWLAVAGVIASVIGAYYYLRIVFYMYFGEEGSEQLDNQGGALLSGFLMASALVMVLGIVNMFGVEGAAAAAAATLVN
- a CDS encoding biotin--[acetyl-CoA-carboxylase] ligase, which codes for MSAWPVAYGRRVFDVLDSTLSEAGRIAPSLTCPTWILALEQTAARGRRGRAWSTARGNFAGTLILRRTEAPGVAALRSFVTSLALLRAFVALTGQVDRFALKWPNDVLLDDGKVAGILLESSGDQLIIGVGVNLAHAPMAADVEPGAVTPVSLAGAFDLKVSPEAFLEVLAVEYAALETQFTTYGFAPIRTAWLAHAARLGEVITARTMRDQTVGTFEDVDPEGNLILRTGSGAVAITAADVFF